The window GGCTTGTTCCCAAACTCAGACAGATTCCTATAGATTATATCGAAATCATTATTTAGGTTTTCAATATGAATCCAATTGCTATAAGGGGTAAAGTCTTTAATCTTATCATAAGAATTGGGAAACCAGTGACCATTCTTATATGCATCAGGATTGTTGATGAGAATTATATTCTTCTTTTGTAATCCGTTGTATAAATTTTCATAGTTCTTAGGCTTCATCATCCAGCCTCTATATAGAGCTGATTCATGAGATTCAACTGCATTAATCTTACTTAGGGATTTGTCAGTATTGCCTTCCAATAACTCTTCAAGACTAATCAACATGACAGAAAACCCAAGTGATTTAGCAATGGAGTATTCCTTCTCATAATCAAAATCAACTGCATTTTTATTCATCGGATCTGAACAAAAAATAAGAAACATATAGATTCGACTCCCATATTGGATTTGATCTTGTACTTTCAGAAGTTTCATCTAACGTCATATTTGCGAACTTCGCAAACACCTTAAATGTATTACATATTCGTGAGTCGGATTAAACTATCCTGCCCGTGTAATTGAGAGAAGGCAACCAATCCACTTGGACCGGCTGCCTTTCATGTTGTTATTAAGCTATAGTATCAGTTAGCGCACTGCTAATGGAAATTAATCACCATTGCGGTCTTGTCGTCCGATTTCTTAAAGCGGATATGTTGAATACACTCAGGATCGCATTCTTCAAGTTCTATTAATTCTTGAGTATAAAGTTTTATACCTTTATTCAATATTCTTTGCGCAACAAAGCTCCAATACGAACTCTGTTCGGGTACGATATTTGTTGGTAAAAACATCCCATCAGTCAACAATATGATATGTTTTAAACACGTCAGATTAATTTTTCCGTATTCGAAAAAACGAACTGCATCCTTTTCCCCATTTAAGACCCCGTAACCACCATCTGTATTAGCGCGATATCGGTTCTTTTTTATTGTATCAATAACGGTTTCATGAAGATCTTTCTGGCTTTTTAAGCCTTTAGTGATTCCTTCCTGCCATTTAGCGAATGCTGGAGCTTCTAAGTGAGAAACTTGTCTCCATGTTAATGGGCGAACCTCCTCATTATCATACACTGCTA is drawn from Paenibacillus sp. V4I7 and contains these coding sequences:
- a CDS encoding protein phosphatase 2C domain-containing protein — encoded protein: MNNLFVTYEEITKKGVGILNEDAIITHPKANLYGALDGVSSLVPYLNSKKETGGFIAANLVKNYFESVTDPGSLKDHMIEVNDLLREQMVLANIDLEKKEELWGAALAIVRIQDDGVEFIQTGDCMTLAVYDNEEVRPLTWRQVSHLEAPAFAKWQEGITKGLKSQKDLHETVIDTIKKNRYRANTDGGYGVLNGEKDAVRFFEYGKINLTCLKHIILLTDGMFLPTNIVPEQSSYWSFVAQRILNKGIKLYTQELIELEECDPECIQHIRFKKSDDKTAMVINFH